Below is a window of Pogona vitticeps strain Pit_001003342236 chromosome 9, PviZW2.1, whole genome shotgun sequence DNA.
gagaactaTGTCTCCCTTGGAATCAGTTCTTTGAGATGCAGCAGTTAAAAACACTTTGGTTGGCATTAGCTCTAGCACTGAGCTGGTTCTAAATGGGCCAGCGTGGGCTTGAACATGGGAGACCAAATCCTACCCTGCTATGAAGCTAACTGGATGGCTCTGatccatgtttttatttgtttataaagTATTTGGGCTACTTTTACTGTGCTCAGACTATCTTAATAACGTGAGTCGTATTTCTCACCACAGTAAAATGAAGTTCAGCAACAAATTTAGGAAATTCAAGCAATAGCCCAAGTGATAATGGTCAGTTCAAACCGACTTTTTAACCAAGTCCAGGGGCTACAGCAGGAAAGAAGCTCATTAGCTAGTGACCaatctcacccccacccccaccccccaccaacaGCTCTTACCTAGAAATGGAGCTTTCTGATGTGATGTCTTTCGGAGTCCGGACAGCTGTGAAGTTGCGCTTTGGCTGTGAAACTATGGGGGGGGGAAAACAGAATGAAGAGTGACAAAGACAGAGAAATAAGGGTCAGGtttagggggggggggtctcttatAGGCAGAGAAGGAAACCAACTCTGTGTGCGATGCCAGGTGTTCCTGCATCTTTTTTTGCAGGAGGAATCCAGAATGGGGGGAGATTCTTGGCCCCCATCACTTAAGAGATGCAGTAGGTAGACTCTCGAGCAAAGTCCCCAAACTTTGtcttacaaaaaaggcaaatttatATTTTCTCAATAGGTCCACTTAGGAAATCCCACTTTCCACCTCCCCAGAACAGATTCATCacccttttttccccagtggtTACTGTGCGGGGTGAAACCCCTGTGCCCCCCACCTACCCCCCTGCTGGCAGGGGGCTAGAGAGCCTTTATCTGAAGCAGAGAAGGCCACACTTCTCCCGCTCAAGCAGCGGCAGGGAAGCGGCCCCCCAGCTGCCTGCTTGCGTTTGTGCTTATTTTGCACACATGAGAAAGCCCAAGTGGCTGGTGGGCTCCGGAGGGCTGGGAGATTTTTGTGAGTCTGTGGGGAAGGGGCTGGTTATGAACAGAGCCCTCAGTGTACCTACTGGTGACTTGGTGGACCTTCTTCGAGGAAGTACCGTCCCCCTGCGAGTCCTTTGGGCCTCCGATTCTGCAGCAGAGAAGATCCTCATCAACCCCCAGGTTGAGAACAAGGCAAGCCGCAAGTGAGGCCCGTTGTCGGGAAGCCTCTCCCCGCTCATCCCTCCCTCCTGCAGCCCACCGGGTGTAAGCCCAGCCACTCTGTCGCCCGAAGGGCACCACGGCCCCGAATGCACAGGGGTCGGCTTCCCACCTTCTGCAGGCAACGAAGAAACAAGGCAGGGCCGCCCCCAGAGCCCACTGCCCCAAAACACCCAAGGCTGGCAGGTTCAAACGGCTGAACTGCGCGCCCACTCTGAGGTGACCTCGAGGAGGCGGCTGAGCAGCTCTCACAGAACGTTCCGATGGAGCGGCAGAACGTTCCGATGGAGCGGCAGAACCAGGCACGGACTGCGGCACCCATCGCTAGCAGAGGAACACCTCCAAAAGAGAAACACTAAAGGACCTCGGGCACGCTGGATTCTTCCCCTGAGATGGACACGTAACGAAGGGGAAAGGAGTCGTCCTTGTATTTCGGGAAGGAGGCCCACTCTCCTGGTCTTGGTTGCCGCCCTGTGACGTCACGTCAGCAGCGACTTATAGGGAGGGGCCCTAAGAGAGCTTTCAAGCTCAGTGAGATAATCTAAGGACTTGTTTTAACagctccacatccccagtgagtttccacagcagaGCAAGGATtaaaacccaggcctcctgagtcccaagtccatcAGTCcatccaccacacacacacacgctctaaGCACGGAAAACAATCCAACCCACCTTTGGACTCTGGAAGGGGGAGCAAAGACTCCATGCTTAGGGGCACAAGTGAAGTAGCGAACTCCAAAGACTGAGCCATCGTGCTTGCCGGTGGGCTTCTCAAGCTCAATGCCAAACCAGTAGCCTGGagagagaccgggggggggggaaggggagaagaacAGGTAAAAGTCTAAGTCGTAGTGGTTTTTTGCGGTGCCAAGTCCTCCCATGTGATCAGCACAGCTAACAGGGTGACACAGAATGTTCACAAACACACCCATGGTGGCTTAACACAGCTGCCAGAATGTAAATGGTACCTCTTCGGTGAGGGCCAAAAACCTTTTCTGTCCCATTCGGAAGTAAAGCGTCATCTAAGTTGAAGGGGCCAAAGTACCTTTATGGGACAAGCTAAAGATATGAAAGTGATGTAGGAAGCTTTGAGGGGAGTTAATCCTTGGGCTCGCTATGCTGACTCAAGAATGTTGGGCACTGTTGTTAAAAGTGGGTGTAAAGGCCAAGATGTACCGTAAAGAGACGGGGGCTGCACTACATCTCAGCTTTTATATCCACTTATCCCAAACCCTGCAGCATTTGACTGTAGGCTGCTGAGCTACAACACTTGCCGTAACATTCTGCCCACAAGGACTGCCACGTCTTGTGCTTACTACTGTGGAACCCCATGGGGCACAATGGGGCAAGGCAGCAAACAGGCTTTCTTTAGATTAGCAAACTGTTCTGAGTACACAGTACTATTCCTGGAAAGTGGGAACCGAGACGGAAGTAAGTCTCTCAGATCCAAGGGGACTTGTTTCCAAACGAATATGTTGCACGAGTTACAATATCAACAGCAAGGGGctattttcagtaaataaaaaaatcctACTTCTGTCCCACCGCTTTTCCGATCCCCATGATGTTaccagcaggcaaagattttcagtaattaaagactttctccttCTGTCCCATGACTTCCCCACAATTAAAGGGATTACTTGCCCAGGAAGCTCTCCAGGTGGCCTTGGGCCCATCCTGCTCTTACCAGCCTCTCAGGTCCTCCTCGAGGCCGGCCTCTCCTTGCTCTTTTCCCCTCCAGCCAGGGCCTTAATGCCCAATCCACCTGCCTTCCTTACCGGGTGCAAAGTCCGTCTTCCCGTAGAAGCGAATGGTGCCCTGCTTCTGGCCTGCCACCAGGACTTGATCCCCAATCTCAATCTTCAGCCCTTCACGGTCCAGGCTGCCAACGGACAAGGACTTTTTCCGGAGAGCTGGAAAGGCGAGAGATGGGAATTGGGATGAGATGCTTCTgcttgacagagagagagagtccctatTGCCCCCTCCGCTCTCACAtgtgcggctgctgctgctgctggaacaTTTTGCCATCTGAGTTTGTTTTCACGGTTGTTACTTGGCTGAATACGACCTGTTGGTTGTATCAAGTCATTTGATGGAAACCCTCATTTTCATTCTTATTGAGATAAATATTTGGAGGCCTGCAGTTAAAAATGAGGCTATTTCCAACGGATGTGCGTCCTGACCCCTCTCtgtggcctcccccccccaaccttctagtcttctcttctctttacaGCTTCCTCCCAGGGAGAGCCCCAGTTCTGAGGAGACCCTGGGTGAAGCATCATCTGGCGGGATCCCCTTTGCTCCAGCAGGCCCTGGTGAGCTTCGGCTTCAGCACTCCACACATGGAAGAGGGGTGGGGGGATGAATGAGCCCCGTTTTAATTTTGCATAAGGCTCCAGACCCTGGAGTGTGTGTGGAAAGGGAATCATAGAAGAGCTGCCAACAAAAGGGCTACCCTTGTGAGCGAGCAAAGCAAGCTCTGCAGCTGAGCcatgcccccccccatccctggcAGCCTCCAggcagagctccccccccccccggccacaatGGCCTACCTTTCTtgtccctctccttctctttgtctttctccttCCGGCCCCTGGCCGTCATGCGGGAAAAGTCCATGCGGGGGGTCCGGGGGGTGGAGGTCACCGAGGAAGGCGTCTGGTCAGCCACTTTGGCGATCTTAGACACAGAGGCAAACACACCTGCAAGGGCGAAGGTGGAAAGGCGGCTGCTCAGCCTGGAGGGCCAAAAAGAAACCTGGGCCCCTTATGTTATACACACAGAAAAGTACCCAGTGGGGTTAAACCCTTCCCGGCTGAGCCGAGAGGCTCCCTTGCTCCACTTTCTCCTCCCCAGCAGCCTCAGAGACGGAAGGTGGCAGGAGGCtgacaagctcccccccccccggtcctcccAGGTCTCCTTCCTGAGGTCAGCCCTTGGCCCCAACCCTCGCCcttgcccttcccttccccctgaGGGCCAGAGCCTTTAAAAGCAGGGTGCTGGGGggccaccactgccacccccgCTGTTCCCAGAGGCTGAGAACTGCCCAGCCCAAAGGAGCCAGGTGAGAGCAAAGAGAGGGGCCATCATCTCCTTGCCAGGGTCTTGCTTCTCTGTAGCACCTCCAGACATTGGGATGGAGGCCTCATAGGGCTGTTTTTGGTGGTGTTTTGCTGGGTTTTTGAAACTGGTTTGATATTTGGATCATCGATTTTGATGTCTCTGCTAGGAACACTCTGAGGGCCCAGAGGCTGAGGCCaagttccacacacacccccatgacGACCCCAATTATCTCTGAGGGAGGGAAGGACGGGGCAACAAGATTCCATGTCCAGTTTTGGTGTTTGAAGAGTTAGCGTAGAGCTTATAACAGAGAAAAGCTTCTCCTGGAGGAGCTTCAGGGAACCCAAAAGAACTTTCAGAACTTATATCTTatccggaggaggaggaggaggaggaggggaagcctcGGGACCCCTGGCGGAAGGTCACACGCCGCACGCCGCCCACACTTGGCGGCTCCCCTTGAACAGCGACTGCCCTGTGTCCCCTTACCGTGCTTTGGAGGGCAAATGAAATAGCGGATCCCTCCCACACTGCCATCGTTCTTGCCATCTGGCTCGTCCAGCTCCACGCCCACCCACTGGCCGCCTGGCGAACTCTGTTGTGCCGCAGAAACGCAAGGTGCCCACCTGTGTGAGGAATCAAGGGATCAGGTCCCACAAAGAGCAGAAGGCAGCCCCAGACCAGCAGCCTGCCTGCTGCCCACCGCCCTTGAGGCCCAAGCCGGAATTGGCAGCGGGAGCGCTTCTCTCTTGCCCCGAGGGCCAGTGAGCCGTTGGGCAAATGGGCCAGTCCTCCCCACAGCCCTGAGACTGTCCCAGCCCTGGGAGGGCCAAAGAGGGCTTGGGTGAGGAGAACAACCTTTCTGCTGCAGACGTAGCTGACCCCAGAGTCAGATCACCCGGCCTGGAAACGTCTCCCCTCTGAACTCCCCTGCCCagattcgttcgttcgttcgttcgttcgttcctcgctccctcccttccttccttcctccctcccttccttcccccttttccttccttccttccttccttccttccttccttccttccttccttccttccttccttccttccttccttccttcctttccttccttccttcccccttccatccattccccttccttccttccttccttccttccttccttccttccttccttccttccttccttccttccttccttccttccttccttccttccttccttccttcctccctccctccctcctccctccctccctccctcccatccatccatccttccttccttccttccttccttccttccttccttccttccttccttccttccttccttccttccttccttccttccttcccccttccatccattccccttccttccttccttccttccttccttccttccttccttccttccttccttccttccttccttcttccttcctccccccttttccttccttcctccccccttttccttccttccttccttccttccttccttccttccttccttccttccttccttccttccttccttccttcctttttctttctttctttctttctttctttctttctttctttctttctttctttctttctttctttctttctttctttctttctttctttctttctttcttcataaccCACCCTGTCTCCTCCGGATCCCAGGGCAGGACTGCAATCTCAGAACAAGGCAATTCCTTCCCACGCCAGCGCGGATCGTCTCAAGTGGCAGCTCAAGACACAGGGGCTTCTCCCTCCCTGGCCCAGGGCTGCCTCCGAGTTGAGGAGGGGAGCACCAGTGGACCTGGCGTCCAGCAAGCTCCAGCCTAGCCCAGCAGCCTGGGTGTGTTGTGGGGGGGAGCAGCCCAGAGGGGCTCCCGACACGTCCCCCAGCTTTCCCTGCCCCGAGACCATGTCCCCAAGCAGGCCGGCTCCCCCTCACCTTCTGCCCGTCCACAAGGACCCGTCGCCAGCTTCTCAGGCCCAGGGAGATGAGCATGAGGTTGCCCGGGATGTTGTCGTAGTTGGGCAGGGTGACCTTGGGAGGTTGCAGCTCAGGGGGACGGCATCCAGAAGCAGCTGCTTCAGCTCTTGGCCACCATGGCCGCTTCGGCCTTGTCCAAGGTCATGTCCATCGGGTCGGGCACCACATCCGCTGGGACCTGGCCTTTGCTGTTCTGTGAGACCGAAGGGAGAGGCGGAGGGAGGCTGTGAGGAGGCAGGCACTCCgggtcacacacacccctcccaggGCCCTGGTGCTGTCGGGTGCGGACTCTGGCTGGGAGTGGCAGGAGGGCCCCATGAGGAGGCCTCGGCCCGGGAGGAGCAGGGTTTCCTCGCCTCCTCTTGTGCCCTAGAATCCTAGaacgtgaagctggaaggggcctcgaaggccatccagtccaaccccctgctcaaggcagaaagacacatcaaagcagatctgccgggTGATGacccaagtttttcttgaaggcccCCAGGGTTGGAGCCCGGCCTTGCCACCTCCCTCTGAGGTCACGGGCTCCACGGCTGTGCTGCTCTGACAGCCTAGACCCAATGGCTCCTGTCCCAACTAGAGCAGAGCTACTGAATCAACTGCAGGCTGGCATGTCAACACCTAGTGAAAGCCCACCGAGTCCCTGAGTTTACTCTCATCGGGATTTCTCCTTCTGGGCTGTCAACTTTATGCCAGCAGAGGGCAGGGtccagactggggggggggggagagaaacacgtGGGAGCCCTGCATTCATTCCATTTCTTTCAGTTCACTTAGGAAGCTTCCTATTGAAGCAGAAAGGGAATTCATGCCTTCTGGAAGGCCCACCTCTTCTGTGGAACAAGCCTCCCCAAACCCATTTATTTTGGTTAAAAGGGGGAAATGCTCCCGTCCATATCAGAGGTGATTTTGCAGTCGCTCCTGGGTTTGCCAAAAGAGGCCCATGCATTCCTAAGAAGCCGGAGGGCCACCTGGCCTCCCCACAGTTGCCTGCCCTGCTCTTGACTCGGTCTCTCAGGGccagctgctcctgctgctggtcCCCAGCTCTCCTCTCCTGACCAAGAGAAGGTCTCTTTTCTCTGTCATGCTTGGTGCAAGTGAGCCAGGCATGGTTCTTCCAGGAAACAAAGTGGCCTTGGGGagcccccccatacacacactccGGGTCACCCCTCTGGACCCCTCTGAGCCAACTCTTCTGCGGCTGATTTTTCAGTTCATTGTTCAGCATCTGATACTATCCGACTGGCATTGGCCGCCATCTGGCAGCAGCTAAGATCCTGTTTTCTATCAAGTTTTGCAAAATCCTCAAAGTATGTCGAAAGCCAGCCAATTTGGGTCAATCAAGAAAGCACGCCAGACATCTGGAGAACTCTGGCAGGTGGACGGTAGACTTTCAGCTCTCCAGCTGCTCTGCAATGCCGCCCTCCAATCCCTTGCCCAGGCCTCTGCCCGCCAGGGCCACTTGAAATCctaacaccggggggggggggcttcccctcCTTGGCAAAGATTCTGGCCTGGTCTGTTTCTCCGCCCCAAGCACCTTCCCCTCCTCCATGCCTTGTCTCTTCTCACCCTGACGGCGGATTGGCGCCATGCTCCAGAAGACACTTCACGGCCCCCAGACACAGGTTTGAAGCGGCAATGTGCAGAGCTGTCCCGTGGTTGAAATCACTGCATGTTGAGTTGAGAACttaaggggaaagagagagagaggttgaccAGGTCTCAGGACCAACCTGCCACAAGAGCCATTTCACAAAGAGTGGCTTTGAATGCCATTCTCTGGGGGAAAGGTGGGTATTAAGCCAAgagatgaataaataaagaataaacaagGTTACTCACAGTATGCTAGGTTCTGTATAAAACAAGGATCTGGAAGGAAGTGAAAGCCATGGGATACTGATCTGTAGAAGACTGTTTGTTTCCACATTCCATTTCCCCCACCTctgtagggctgcccttggagACTATTCCGTATACTGGGGGCAAGTCTCCTAACTAGGACGGGCCAACTGGAATGTATTTCCCCAATACTGGAAAATATTCCCCAGGTTCTGGTTTGTGGTCAGGCAAAACCCAAGGTGTCGTGTTTGCCACATAAAGCCCCCTGCAGCTGAGGATCAGATAACAGAAGGAATCCCAAGAATATGTGGACCTCAAGAACTTTATCACAGGCCCTGCCTTGTGGAACAGGATGCGCTGCCAAGGGAGATGACCTTGCAGCCCAAGCCCCTTCCAGGGAAACTCTGCCTGGAGAGACAGCCagagagtcagtcagtcaagGCAGGGTCAAAATGCAGAGGGTGTTGCCCTCTGGGTAGCAGCTCCCAGGCCCACGCTGGCTGGGCAATTTGGGAAGCAAATTGTTCCCAAAGGGGAACAACCCTGAGCAGAGCACACACCAGCAGGGCCAGGCAGACTCTCCTCACGGGTGCAATCGCACCTCGACCCTCTCTCTTGCTTTGGTGGTGCCCAGAAAGTCTGTCCGACAATGACATTCTGCAACCCTGCTAACCAGCACCAGCGCAGGTGACCCAGACCCAGGCAAATAAAGCTTCTGCCCCGTTTTCCTTTCCCACCTGGTTGTATGAGAGTTGTTTCAGACCTTTTGAAACTGGTTCAACAGGAATTCAAATTAAGCTGCATTTCTTGCAAAAAGGATCAAAGAAGGGGTCAAGGTGGTGAGGAGAACGATGGCAGGGAAGTTCCTCAACAACAGTGATGCAGCTGACTGCAGCTTGCTTCCCAAAATGGTCAAGGAAAGCTTCTAACAAAGGGCAGCCAGAGCAGGGGCTAATCTGAGCCAGCATCCCTCCTATATTTACAAGCCCTGTATTACTGAGGATTAGGAGCCTGGTTCCAAATgtaaggagaaaaaggaggacaGCCAAGACCTTCCAAAGCCAGGATGTTAACATCTGGGGTCTTAGACTGTGCAAAAATAAGAACAGGTCCTACTTAAAGCCCCCCTTCCTCATAACAACTTAGAAGAACGCAGGCATCACAGAGGTAAAAACACATCCCTTTAGGACAGACCCAGTCTGCTGATCTGGAATAAGGATTACTCTCTGTTTACCATCCATCACCGTAGATCAAAATCTCTATTCAAGAGATAGATTTACACCAAAAATGTGTACGTAGCAATAAACTTGTTTGCTTTGCCACTCAAAAGTAGGTCTGTCAACTGGTTAAAGAAATCTGGATTGAGTCACTCATTAAATCTTCATACAGGTAAACATAGTATATCTAAAACAAGAAGTATGATTTCTTGACTTGCAGACAGCATCCACGCAGGTCAGGAATTGCCTTAGAAGAGGAATTCTCTTCTGGGTGTAGaagggaagtgggggagggggaacaacCTCTCTTTTTAAGGACAGCGCTTCtatctgtagttttttttaaataagtatttgctttaaaattttaaatataaaaatgacttttaaaaaaaaatattaattaaagaaAACTAATAATGTCAATACTACatcttgtttttaaatagaattgGGCATCCTTTACCCATTCATGGTTCAACATCAACACAACCAGTTGATTTAAAAGGCTACTGCTGTTTGAAAGGATGATCAGAATGGACGTTGTGGGgaggcccctcccctccccaatgaGCACCGCCTTCAGGGGTCCCTGAAACACACCTTTGGGCTTGGAGGCCTTCAGGAGGATCCGGATCAGTTCTGGGACATCAAAGTAAGCCGCATAATGCAGGGCGTTCATGTTGGTCCAGCGGCTGCGCAGCGTCACATCCGCCCCCAAAGCAAGCAGCTGGTTAGAGAGGCGCACTGCAGCCGCAGGGTCCCCCTGGGGGAACGAGCAGAAGGCGAAGGGCACCTTTGGGTGACAGGAGCCAAAACCGCCACCCCCACCAGAATTTACCATCCAAAGCAAGCCATTGGCCAGAATCCGGTTGCTTTCCTACACAATGCAAGTGAAATGGCGTAAACGGTGCAGGGACAATTTTGCTGCAAGTCAAAGCTTGGGTGCACAGCGTGGCATGATGACAAGGAATACGAGccactctttctctccccctctccctccctccctccctccctcctctttcccaTCCCGTGGCTCCATCACACCCACCCACTCCGCCTTCCTACCCACCGCTTTTCTAGGCTCAtcacctcctcttcttctgtccaccCTCCCTCTTGACAGAACTTGAGGAACTCAACCAATGGGAGCCCCCGAACCCCTGTGACATCAGCAGCAGCTCAGCCAATCCCTGGCCGAGATTTCCACACTGCCACACCACTCAaggccaccaccatcaccaccaccaccaccaccttggaactgcagagttagaagggaccctctgggtcatccagtccagccccagtcaaggtggccccatggggggaatcgaacccccaacctctggccctgaaGCCAGAGactcaaaccactgagctctccaacaGTTCATATAAATATGTGTATTTAACAAGAACAGAGCAGAGAACAAAGATAGTTTTCAAAAGTCTGAATTTTAAAATCACACAGGAAGCTCAGACCTGAAGATGGCTCTCCTAGGAAAGCCAGGCAGGCTGTGAgatgctggagagagaaaaagcaggggGCGGGGGAAGGAACCCTAAGCAAAAACGATTAGAGCTTGATGCTCACCCACGCCATGAGCGCCCGCTTTGCAGGCGTAATGAAGCAGCGTCATATCGGTCAGCCCATCGCGGTCGTTGACGTGGCAGCCACGCTTCAAAATCTGGAGAAGACAGAAAGggacatgtaataataataataataatataatttattgtcattgtaagtatatacacagtataccatacaacgaaattcacagacacccagagaccagacacatgcacacacataacattccccaaacactccccacccagtAAGGAACCAGGGGGAGGACAGAAAGGGAGCCCCCTCTGGTACCCCCACCACCAACACCCCATCTTCTGTGGATCTGCTGGAGGCTCGAGATTAAAAATCAGGGGACACCAGACTGCTGGAACATAGGTCAAAGGTCAAGCGGCCCAGCCCTCCCAGCCGCAGAGAAAAGGATGGCCTGCAGCCCTCAGGCCCCTCTTCGAAGAAGCCCACAGGCCGTAAAGGAGAAGGCCAAACGCCCCTGTtcccgctccccccaccccacccaccacaAGCCCCACAGCCTCTGCAAAGGGAGCCATGGCGCCCCTCCTCATCAGAGGCACCTGGCTGGGGGCCTGCGCGCCACCAGGCCACTGGAGGGGGGGGTGTCACAAAGTGCGAGGGGCTGATCTCACTCACTTCATTGCCAATGATGTCGATCTTGTGCTGAACCTGGGGAACCCACTGGCGGATGATGGCAAACAGCTCTGGGACTGTGGTGAGGGGGTCGTACAGGATTTCTTGACAAGCCGGGTCGTTTGGatcaaaaaaggtaaatgctgtcagccagcagggaaaaaaggcaagaagggaagagggagtcccggggggggggagagagaaaaagagaaagaagtgttctttttaaacaagagTGCACTCTGTTTGTGCTCAGAGACCTTCTACTTCACTGTTTCACATTTCAACATCAGAAGAGGCACACCTGTTTCAGTCTCAGAGCCCAGACAGGTTCTGGGGCTGTTGGTGtgggagtgcggggggggggagggagggagaagggctgGTACTAGTGGGGGCAGGTACTAAGAACGGAGATGGAGAACAGTCAACTCCACCATTTAAACCTGACCCCTCACTCTATGGAGGCCAGAGAAGGGAGCTGGGACGTGGAGGCTACCCTCGGAGCCAGCCCTGAGGAGAAAACAGCCTTGTGGGGAAAGGAGCCGCTCCTCGGAGCCCAGCGCAGATCTCCTGCCAGCCATCACGAGGGCCGGAGGGACCGGGCGGCTTCCCGATGGGCCAGGCAGACCGAGCCAGGCTCGTGGAAGATCTCGTCCCATTAAGAAACGAAAAGGAGGTGCCTCTGCCAGGCCAGAGGGCCGACCATCGCAGCACGGAGCGGCTGTCCAGGGGCTGCTCCCTCCACGGACAGACGGGAAGGCGGCTTCCAGCTGTCGTTTCAAGTCAGACTTGGACTGGGCATCCTTTCAAATGGGATCGGccactctgcctttctccccccccccgccccccccgggATCCTCCTGGGACCGTGTCTCCCCTCGAGCTGTACTTCCTGTCTTGGCAACTGAAGGGGTCAGCCAAACACACACATCCCTTCCAGGCATCCTGTTTGGGGCGGTTTCTAAAGGCAAGCAGCCGTAGCCCAGAGTGCTGTGGAGGCCAAAGAGGTGGCATGAtagccccagcagcagcagcagcaaaaac
It encodes the following:
- the CLIP3 gene encoding LOW QUALITY PROTEIN: CAP-Gly domain-containing linker protein 3 (The sequence of the model RefSeq protein was modified relative to this genomic sequence to represent the inferred CDS: inserted 2 bases in 2 codons; deleted 1 base in 1 codon) — protein: MTKDDATELPSEGDHQPLEYQSPVLERRKKPIVHPSAPAPLPKDYAFTFFDPNDPACQEILYDPLTTVPELFAIIRQWVPQVQHKIDIIGNEILKRGCHVNDRDGLTDMTLLHYACKAGAHGVGDPAAAVRLSNQLLALGADVTLRSRWTNMNALHYAAYFDVPELIRILLKASKPKVLNSTCSDFNHGTALHIAASNLCLGAVKCLLEHGANPPLPPPLPSVSQNSKGQVPADVVPDPMDMTLDKAEAAMVAXELKQLLLDAVPLSCNXPKVTLPNYDNIPGNLMLISLGLRSWRRVLVDGQKVGTLRFCGTTEFAGGQWVGVELDEPDGKNDGSVGGIRYFICPPKHGVFASVSKIAKVADQTPSSVTSTPRTPRMDFSRMTARGRKEKDKEKERDKKALRKKSLSVGSLDREGLKIEIGDQVLVAGQKQGTIRFYGKTDFAPGYWFGIELEKPTGKHDGSVFGVRYFTCAPKHGVFAPPSRVQRIGGPKDSQGDGTSSKKVHQVTISQPKRNFTAVRTPKDITSESSISRLLFCCWFPWMLRAEMQS